From a single Miscanthus floridulus cultivar M001 chromosome 8, ASM1932011v1, whole genome shotgun sequence genomic region:
- the LOC136478204 gene encoding uncharacterized protein isoform X2, translated as MEPASSSAHAPPPAEAEAAARRRLPEELKLRRRTLESVLEQCQRALEMMHEADLGDPAEGASFKEVEVEEEGGGDEGAPPPPPSETDYEADELCDLLKSRVQSPEFLEKLDTLQKSVYQHGAVDETVSWDIISAADIWDDKSMNVSDDSEDGYVLVKQEDIVDGIACFMAAYLLSLKQTKLLARHFRLKRGKTSCRRHGMERKLFTI; from the exons ATGGAGCCGGCCTCCTCGTCCGCGCATGCTCCTCctccggcggaggcggaggctgcGGCGAGGCGGAGGCTGCCGGAGGAGCTGAAGCTGCGGCGGAGGACGCTGGAGTCGGTGCTGGAGCAGTGCCAGCGCGCGCTCGAGATGATGCACGAGGCCGATCTGGGGGATCCTGCGGAGGGGGCAAGCTTCAAGGAggttgaggtggaggaggagggcggcgggGACGAgggggcgccgccgccaccgccctcgGAGACCGACTACGAGGCGGACGAG CTGTGTGATCTTCTGAAATCAAGGGTTCAATCGCCTGAATTTCTCGAGAAGCTAGATACCCTTCAGAAGTCAGTATATCAACACGGTGCAG TGGATGAAACGGTATCATGGGATATTATAAGTGCGGCAGATATATGGGATGATAAGAGTATGAATGTTAGTGATGATTCAGAGGATGGATATGTTCTTGTTAAGCAAGAGGACATAGTTGATGGTATTGCATGCTTCATGGCTGCATACTTGCTGTCACTGAAACAAACTAAG CTCTTAGCAAGACATTTTCGGCTAAAAAGAGGAAAAACAAGCTGCAGAAGGCATGGGATGGAACGAAAGTTGTTTACAATATAG
- the LOC136478204 gene encoding uncharacterized protein isoform X1, with amino-acid sequence MEPASSSAHAPPPAEAEAAARRRLPEELKLRRRTLESVLEQCQRALEMMHEADLGDPAEGASFKEVEVEEEGGGDEGAPPPPPSETDYEADELCDLLKSRVQSPEFLEKLDTLQKSVYQHGAVDETVSWDIISAADIWDDKSMNVSDDSEDGYVLVKQEDIVDGIACFMAAYLLSLKQTKDLTPNQLQQALSKTFSAKKRKNKLQKAWDGTKVVYNIASWSATAIGIYQNPAIVQAATAAFWTSCRVISKFL; translated from the exons ATGGAGCCGGCCTCCTCGTCCGCGCATGCTCCTCctccggcggaggcggaggctgcGGCGAGGCGGAGGCTGCCGGAGGAGCTGAAGCTGCGGCGGAGGACGCTGGAGTCGGTGCTGGAGCAGTGCCAGCGCGCGCTCGAGATGATGCACGAGGCCGATCTGGGGGATCCTGCGGAGGGGGCAAGCTTCAAGGAggttgaggtggaggaggagggcggcgggGACGAgggggcgccgccgccaccgccctcgGAGACCGACTACGAGGCGGACGAG CTGTGTGATCTTCTGAAATCAAGGGTTCAATCGCCTGAATTTCTCGAGAAGCTAGATACCCTTCAGAAGTCAGTATATCAACACGGTGCAG TGGATGAAACGGTATCATGGGATATTATAAGTGCGGCAGATATATGGGATGATAAGAGTATGAATGTTAGTGATGATTCAGAGGATGGATATGTTCTTGTTAAGCAAGAGGACATAGTTGATGGTATTGCATGCTTCATGGCTGCATACTTGCTGTCACTGAAACAAACTAAG GACCTGACACCCAACCAACTTCAACAAG CTCTTAGCAAGACATTTTCGGCTAAAAAGAGGAAAAACAAGCTGCAGAAGGCATGGGATGGAACGAAAGTTGTTTACAATATAGCATCATGGAGCGCGACGGCTATTGG TATCTACCAGAATCCTGCGATTGTACAAGCAGCAACTGCAGCCTTTTGGACATCCTGTCGTGTAATATCCAAGTTTCTGTGA